Part of the Xenopus tropicalis strain Nigerian chromosome 3, UCB_Xtro_10.0, whole genome shotgun sequence genome, GTTTCAGCCCCATACACCAAGTACTGGGTACACTAATCTTTTTTTTCAGGatgaaataaaaagttatttagcATTTAGGCCAAGAGAaccaccaaaatgaaaataaatttaaaggtaattaaataaataaggagTGTTTTGGACAACGCAGGTGGGGTTTGTTGGCAGTCAAAGCATCTGTCATTCCTGGGTCTCCACTGCTATTCCAACTTGTGCATGCCGAATGGTACGGCCATGTAGTTTGTAGCCATCCAGTGAAATAGTTGCTATGCTGCCCGGCTTCTTCCCATCAGCAGGTACATGGCAAACTATTTCATGGTCATAAGGGTCATATTCGCCTTCAAGTGGGGTCATTTTCTGAAGTCCATGTTTAATGAAGACACCCTGAAGTTTTCCATCCAGATGGGACAAGACTGCTGCCATATCCCTTATCCCTTCTTTTGTGGCCTTCTCCACTGCCTGCTCAATGGTATCTGCCACCTCCACCAGGTCCCGGCAAAAGCTCTGGATACCTGCAAAAGGTACAGGGGGTAAGCCATATAAATCACTTTAGAAGGTATTTAGTAACAGAAGCTGGTGATGTTACTCCCTTCTGCAAGCTAAAATTTATGAGGAGGTGgttaagaaaaaaagattttcatcTAGGAAATATTGATATATAGGAAAGTCTATAGTATGGTCACAATTTAAACATCTGCTGTTTCTACTAAATTAATCGCACAAGTTGAAACCATGGACTCACAGAAT contains:
- the grpel2 gene encoding grpE protein homolog 2, mitochondrial → MNMAGCRLRAVAEQLGALWARSSRHGGCSVCAYSTAAQQRSAGDQTTADDNTVDDQQSYAVRALERKALKLEEEVRDLSERYKRAIADSENVRKRTQKFVEDAKLFGIQSFCRDLVEVADTIEQAVEKATKEGIRDMAAVLSHLDGKLQGVFIKHGLQKMTPLEGEYDPYDHEIVCHVPADGKKPGSIATISLDGYKLHGRTIRHAQVGIAVETQE